In a single window of the Agrobacterium fabrum str. C58 genome:
- a CDS encoding DUF1285 domain-containing protein: MAAETINSADDAAGLAAMISRAAEQTGDAKRGPAPVERWNPPFCGDLDMEIRADGTWFYLGTPIGRAPLVRLFSTVLRKDEDGKTYLVTPVEKVGIRVVDAPFVAVEMKATAGEEDGEPLLTFRTNVGDVVEAGPEHPLRFEIFGENRELKPYILVRGRLEALVSRAVMYDLVALGEVVAVDGVEMFAVRSGGVIFPVMPAKELERLSQ; this comes from the coding sequence ATGGCAGCGGAGACGATAAATTCGGCTGATGATGCGGCAGGGCTTGCGGCGATGATTTCCCGTGCTGCCGAACAGACCGGTGACGCCAAGCGCGGACCGGCTCCGGTCGAGCGCTGGAATCCGCCTTTTTGCGGCGATCTCGACATGGAAATCCGGGCCGATGGCACCTGGTTCTATCTCGGCACCCCCATCGGCAGGGCACCGCTGGTGCGGCTGTTTTCCACGGTTCTGCGCAAGGATGAGGATGGGAAAACCTATCTCGTAACTCCTGTGGAAAAAGTCGGCATCCGCGTGGTGGATGCGCCGTTCGTGGCGGTGGAGATGAAGGCGACTGCGGGGGAGGAGGACGGCGAGCCTTTGCTCACCTTTCGCACCAATGTCGGCGATGTGGTGGAGGCGGGACCGGAGCATCCGCTGCGCTTCGAGATTTTCGGTGAGAACCGCGAATTGAAGCCCTATATTCTGGTGCGCGGGCGGCTGGAAGCGCTCGTCTCTCGGGCCGTGATGTATGATCTCGTGGCACTTGGCGAGGTGGTCGCCGTGGATGGGGTTGAGATGTTCGCGGTGCGCTCGGGCGGGGTGATCTTTCCAGTGATGCCGGCCAAGGAACTGGAACGGCTTTCGCAATGA
- a CDS encoding DUF58 domain-containing protein, producing MASIGQIVDKTPGSEVLARARQRAALVPDCMVEAKRIANTVTAGWHGRRKRGIGENFWQFRPYAEGESLSRIDWRRSARDDHTYVRDREWEAAHTIWLWADMSPSMMFKSTLGSVSKESRALVLMLALAEILARSGERIGCPGIMEPVSARNAAERLAAAIMHAPLTSGMPDTSMIRGASDIVLIGDFLDDAKNVMERISPLARRGLRGHVVEIADPAEETFPYSGRTEFSDPETGEKLVSGRAETIREDYTRAYLARREALSSSLRRLGWNFVFHRTDHLASEALVAVHMYLSGAPAQGGGHR from the coding sequence GTGGCATCCATCGGCCAGATCGTAGACAAGACGCCGGGTAGCGAAGTTCTGGCGCGCGCGCGCCAGCGGGCCGCCCTGGTGCCGGACTGCATGGTCGAGGCAAAACGCATCGCCAACACCGTCACCGCCGGCTGGCACGGCCGCCGCAAACGCGGCATCGGCGAAAATTTCTGGCAGTTCCGCCCCTATGCCGAAGGCGAAAGCCTCTCGCGCATCGACTGGCGGCGCTCGGCCCGCGACGACCATACCTATGTGCGCGACCGCGAGTGGGAAGCGGCCCACACCATCTGGCTGTGGGCCGACATGTCACCGTCGATGATGTTCAAATCCACCCTCGGCTCCGTTTCCAAGGAAAGCCGGGCGCTGGTGCTGATGCTGGCGCTGGCGGAAATCCTGGCGCGCTCCGGCGAGCGCATCGGCTGCCCCGGCATCATGGAACCGGTCTCGGCCAGAAATGCCGCCGAACGGCTGGCCGCCGCCATCATGCATGCACCGCTGACCTCAGGCATGCCAGACACCTCCATGATCCGCGGAGCAAGCGACATCGTCCTGATCGGCGATTTTCTCGATGATGCGAAAAACGTGATGGAGCGGATTTCGCCGCTCGCGCGGCGGGGCCTGCGCGGCCATGTGGTGGAAATCGCCGATCCGGCCGAAGAAACCTTCCCCTATTCCGGCCGCACCGAATTCAGCGATCCCGAAACAGGCGAAAAACTCGTGTCCGGCCGCGCCGAAACCATTCGCGAGGATTACACCCGCGCCTATCTCGCAAGACGTGAGGCGCTGTCCTCATCGCTTAGACGTCTCGGCTGGAACTTCGTGTTCCACCGCACCGATCATCTCGCCTCCGAGGCGCTTGTCGCCGTTCACATGTATCTTTCCGGCGCGCCAGCACAGGGCGGTGGGCACCGATGA
- a CDS encoding DUF4159 domain-containing protein: MSALPFVFTSPYILFGLLALPAIWWLLRLTPPRPKAEVFPPLKILATVLKREETPSKSPWWLTLLRIALAAAVIFALADPVVNPRNNSIAGSGPLVLVVDNSWASAPDWERRVATAQALIGDAERADRPVSISFTADAEHDAVSGTTAVALDKLAAAKPKPLVPDRARTAEAITEALNGTAPGTLAYIADGVQTAQDESAMRTLASLSPAEFRIVRGDGKAVAAITDATNNADAMSVTLSRLDTAQAASLTVNAQDSQGRILANGTASFAPGAAETTATVEAPFELRNDFARLSIEGVSTAGAVHLLDDGFRRRRVALLAGETGNDFQPLLQPLYYISRALQPFVDLIPQRQADLAQAIPEILQSNPSVIVMADIGRLPQETYVPLQRWLAGGGTLIRFAGPRLAAAPADDPLVPVTLRQGERALGGALSWAEPQPLADFPAFGAFAGMPKADGILVKRQVLAEPTPDLAERTWASLADGTPLVTTRNVEAGRIVLFHVSAEASWSDLPISGHFVDMLRRIVQLSKAGGASASANAPATALPPFRLLTAEGAMSAEIGTARPLEMRAGQPPRTGFDNPPGLYGTEDGFVALNLLPAGATLRPLDTSAAGVSTTNEALIGETAKSLRPALFIAAFMMLIADSLIVLFMNGAFARLPKARSATVATLLLALGAFAAMSPTDARADDPKPGDEQIFERLDTTHLAYVRTGEDDVDRISEQGLQGLSEFLTWRTTLEPGQPVGLDISKDELSFYPIIYWPVSATAPMPSSAAISRIDAYMRAGGTVLFDTRDQFSSLDIGATSANGERLQAILANIDIPPLEPVPEDHVLTRSFYLLTNFPGRYNGSPLWVESRQGAAKTTSGLSSSGDGVTPIMITGNDFAGAWAVDAQGAPVLPTVPPDEMQREHAFRSGVNIMMYMLTGNYKADQVHVPALLERLGQ; this comes from the coding sequence ATGAGCGCATTGCCTTTCGTTTTCACCAGCCCCTACATCCTCTTCGGCTTACTGGCGTTGCCCGCCATCTGGTGGCTGCTGCGGCTAACCCCGCCGCGCCCCAAGGCGGAGGTTTTTCCGCCGCTGAAGATTCTGGCGACGGTGCTGAAGCGCGAGGAAACGCCGTCGAAAAGCCCGTGGTGGCTGACCCTGCTGCGCATCGCGCTCGCCGCCGCCGTGATTTTTGCGCTGGCGGACCCCGTGGTGAATCCGCGCAACAACAGCATTGCCGGCTCCGGCCCGCTGGTGCTGGTGGTCGACAATAGCTGGGCCTCCGCACCCGACTGGGAAAGACGCGTGGCAACCGCCCAGGCCCTGATCGGCGATGCGGAACGGGCCGACCGCCCCGTCTCCATCAGCTTCACCGCCGATGCCGAACATGATGCCGTATCGGGAACGACAGCCGTGGCGCTGGACAAGCTTGCCGCCGCCAAGCCGAAACCGCTGGTTCCCGACCGCGCGCGCACGGCCGAAGCCATTACCGAAGCGCTGAACGGCACGGCCCCCGGCACGCTTGCTTATATTGCCGATGGCGTTCAGACGGCGCAGGATGAAAGCGCAATGAGGACGCTCGCCAGCCTCTCGCCTGCCGAATTCCGCATCGTCAGAGGTGACGGTAAAGCCGTCGCCGCCATTACCGATGCTACCAACAATGCCGATGCCATGAGCGTTACGCTTTCACGGCTCGATACGGCGCAAGCGGCAAGCCTCACCGTCAATGCACAGGACAGCCAGGGCCGCATTCTCGCCAACGGCACCGCCAGTTTCGCGCCCGGCGCGGCCGAAACCACGGCCACGGTGGAAGCGCCCTTCGAACTGCGCAACGATTTCGCCCGCCTCTCCATCGAAGGCGTGTCGACGGCGGGTGCGGTACATCTTCTGGATGACGGTTTCCGCCGCCGCCGCGTGGCGTTGCTGGCCGGTGAAACCGGCAATGATTTCCAGCCGCTGCTGCAGCCGCTTTATTATATCAGCCGCGCGCTTCAGCCTTTTGTCGATCTCATTCCGCAGCGGCAGGCCGATCTGGCGCAGGCCATCCCGGAAATCCTGCAATCAAACCCATCCGTCATCGTCATGGCCGATATCGGCCGCCTGCCGCAGGAAACCTATGTGCCGCTGCAACGCTGGCTCGCCGGCGGCGGCACGCTGATTCGCTTCGCCGGACCGCGCCTTGCCGCAGCCCCCGCCGATGATCCGCTGGTACCGGTAACGTTGCGCCAGGGTGAGCGCGCACTCGGTGGCGCGCTCTCCTGGGCAGAACCGCAGCCGCTTGCCGATTTCCCCGCTTTCGGCGCCTTCGCCGGCATGCCTAAAGCTGATGGCATTCTCGTCAAACGCCAGGTTCTGGCCGAGCCGACGCCGGATCTGGCTGAGCGCACCTGGGCAAGCCTTGCTGACGGCACGCCGCTCGTCACCACCCGCAACGTCGAGGCCGGCCGCATCGTGCTCTTCCATGTCAGTGCCGAAGCCAGCTGGTCGGACCTGCCGATCTCAGGCCATTTCGTCGATATGCTACGCCGTATCGTACAACTCTCGAAGGCCGGCGGCGCGTCCGCCTCCGCCAATGCGCCCGCTACGGCCCTTCCCCCCTTCCGCCTGTTGACCGCAGAAGGCGCAATGTCTGCGGAAATCGGCACCGCCCGCCCGCTCGAAATGCGCGCCGGCCAGCCGCCCCGCACCGGTTTCGACAATCCCCCCGGCCTTTATGGCACAGAGGATGGCTTCGTGGCTCTCAATCTCCTGCCCGCAGGTGCGACGCTGCGCCCACTCGACACATCCGCTGCCGGTGTCAGCACGACAAACGAAGCGCTGATCGGCGAAACCGCGAAATCGTTACGCCCCGCCCTCTTCATCGCCGCCTTCATGATGCTGATTGCCGACAGCCTGATCGTGCTCTTCATGAACGGCGCCTTCGCGCGCCTGCCGAAAGCCCGCAGCGCGACGGTCGCCACCCTGCTTCTGGCGCTTGGCGCCTTCGCCGCAATGTCCCCAACAGACGCGCGCGCCGATGACCCCAAACCGGGCGACGAGCAGATTTTCGAGCGGCTGGACACGACCCATCTCGCTTATGTCCGCACTGGCGAGGACGATGTGGACCGCATTTCCGAACAGGGTTTGCAGGGGTTGAGCGAATTCCTCACCTGGCGCACGACGCTGGAACCCGGCCAGCCGGTCGGTCTCGATATCTCCAAGGATGAATTGTCGTTTTACCCGATCATCTACTGGCCGGTATCGGCAACTGCCCCCATGCCGTCGAGCGCCGCCATCTCACGCATCGATGCCTATATGCGCGCCGGCGGCACCGTGCTGTTCGATACACGCGACCAGTTCTCCTCGCTCGACATCGGCGCGACCAGCGCCAATGGCGAGCGCCTGCAGGCGATCCTCGCCAATATCGATATCCCGCCGCTGGAACCCGTGCCGGAAGACCACGTTCTGACGCGATCCTTCTATCTGCTCACCAATTTCCCCGGCCGTTACAACGGTTCACCGCTCTGGGTGGAATCGCGACAGGGCGCGGCCAAGACCACCTCCGGCCTCTCCTCCTCCGGCGACGGCGTGACGCCGATCATGATAACGGGCAATGATTTCGCCGGAGCATGGGCCGTGGACGCGCAGGGCGCGCCGGTTTTGCCCACAGTGCCGCCGGATGAGATGCAGCGCGAACACGCCTTCCGCTCCGGCGTCAACATCATGATGTATATGCTGACCGGCAACTACAAGGCCGATCAGGTTCACGTTCCCGCACTTCTCGAACGGTTGGGGCAGTGA
- a CDS encoding AAA family ATPase translates to MGVMNTGETLDEKAIVASAEKALSDIAAIRTEVSKVIFGQEKVVQNTLLAILSGGHALLVGVPGLAKTKLVTTLGTVLGLDANRIQFTPDLMPSDILGSEVMDQDENGRRSFRFIKGPIFGQLLMADEINRASPRTQSALLQAMQEYHITMAGQTYELPKPFHVLATQNPLEQEGTYPLPEAQLDRFLLQVDVDYPELAAERQILLDTTGTASGEARPVIGAERLMEIQALIRQMPVSDKVVDAILSLVRSARPGHGNKLTDKNVVWGPGPRAGQSLMLTARARALYEGRLAPSLDDVHALAEPVLEHRMALTFAARAEGMSVRDVIAALVEQAKN, encoded by the coding sequence ATGGGCGTGATGAATACCGGCGAAACCCTCGATGAAAAGGCCATCGTCGCCTCGGCCGAAAAGGCGCTTTCCGACATAGCGGCCATCCGCACGGAAGTCTCCAAGGTGATCTTTGGTCAGGAAAAAGTGGTGCAGAACACGCTTCTCGCCATCCTTTCCGGCGGCCATGCGCTGCTCGTCGGCGTTCCCGGCCTCGCCAAGACCAAGCTCGTCACCACGCTCGGCACCGTCCTCGGCCTCGATGCCAACCGCATCCAGTTCACGCCGGACCTGATGCCCTCGGATATTCTCGGCTCCGAAGTGATGGATCAGGATGAAAACGGCCGCCGCTCCTTCCGCTTCATCAAGGGCCCGATTTTCGGCCAGCTGCTGATGGCCGACGAAATCAACCGCGCCAGCCCGCGCACGCAATCCGCACTGCTGCAGGCCATGCAGGAATACCACATCACCATGGCCGGCCAGACCTATGAGCTGCCGAAGCCGTTCCACGTTCTTGCCACCCAGAACCCGCTGGAACAGGAAGGCACCTATCCGCTGCCCGAAGCCCAGCTCGACCGTTTTCTGCTGCAGGTGGACGTCGATTATCCCGAACTGGCCGCCGAACGCCAGATTCTGCTCGACACGACAGGCACCGCCTCGGGCGAAGCGCGCCCGGTGATCGGCGCAGAACGCCTGATGGAAATTCAGGCCCTCATCCGCCAGATGCCGGTCAGCGACAAGGTTGTGGATGCGATCCTGTCGCTCGTCCGCTCCGCCCGCCCCGGCCATGGCAATAAACTCACCGACAAAAATGTTGTCTGGGGCCCGGGTCCGCGCGCCGGCCAGTCGCTGATGCTGACGGCCCGCGCCCGTGCGCTCTACGAAGGCCGGCTCGCCCCGTCGCTGGACGATGTCCATGCCTTGGCCGAACCGGTGCTGGAGCACCGCATGGCGCTGACTTTCGCGGCTCGTGCCGAAGGCATGTCGGTGCGTGATGTCATCGCAGCCCTTGTGGAACAGGCGAAGAATTAA
- a CDS encoding NUDIX hydrolase has protein sequence MTMTTLKGFTASDFRRRVLQEGEGVAERENGDHVLNPGVVLSGNGIRLKDAAVLIPVIDDGNDARVIFTQRTATLRQHSGQISFPGGGIDAEDRTPEEAALRETEEEIGLSRSFVETVGRLPDYISGTGFRIKPVLSVVRPGFDLTLNPTEVDEVFEVPLSFLMDPANHGRGSRIFQGKERFFYEMPYGERYIWGITAGIVRTIYERFYT, from the coding sequence ATGACAATGACGACACTCAAAGGTTTTACCGCCAGCGATTTCCGCCGCCGGGTGCTGCAGGAAGGTGAGGGCGTGGCCGAGCGGGAAAATGGCGACCATGTGCTCAATCCGGGCGTGGTGCTTTCTGGCAACGGCATCCGGCTGAAGGATGCCGCCGTGCTGATACCTGTCATCGACGATGGCAACGATGCGCGGGTGATCTTCACCCAACGCACGGCAACGCTGCGTCAGCATTCCGGTCAGATTTCCTTTCCGGGCGGCGGCATCGATGCCGAGGACCGCACGCCTGAAGAGGCGGCGTTGCGCGAGACCGAAGAGGAAATCGGCCTGTCGCGGTCTTTCGTAGAAACGGTTGGACGGCTGCCGGATTACATTTCCGGGACGGGATTTCGTATCAAACCGGTGCTGTCGGTCGTCCGCCCCGGTTTTGACCTGACGCTTAATCCCACTGAAGTTGACGAGGTTTTCGAGGTGCCGCTGTCCTTCCTGATGGACCCGGCCAATCACGGGCGCGGCAGCCGCATCTTTCAGGGGAAGGAGCGGTTTTTCTACGAAATGCCCTATGGCGAACGTTACATTTGGGGCATTACCGCGGGCATCGTACGAACGATTTACGAGAGGTTTTATACATGA